A genomic stretch from Solanum stenotomum isolate F172 chromosome 8, ASM1918654v1, whole genome shotgun sequence includes:
- the LOC125872828 gene encoding 3-ketoacyl-CoA synthase 12-like, with the protein MDSISIFLYSLPIFCLFFIIWKMIDQKRHQTCYILDYQCYKPTDDRMLSTRFCGEVIRRNKNLGLNEYKFLLKAIVSSGIGEQTYAPRMVFYGREECPTYNDGISEMDEFFHDSIDKLFKKTKIPPSQIDVLVVNVSMLATMPSLSSRIINHYKLREDIKVYNLTGMGCSASVISINIVQNIFKIQKNKLALVVTSESLSPNWYSGNDRSMILANCLFRSGGCAIILTNKLDLKNKAMFKLKCLVRTHHGAKNESYNCCIQNEDGHGRVGFHLDKNLPKAATRAFVDNLKEIAPKILPIRELVRFTIVSTAWRILSHNSRKLRSCRPMINFKTGVDHFCLHTGGKAVIDGIGTNLNLSEYDLEPARMTLHRFGNTSASSLWYVLGYLEAKKRLKKGDKVFMISFGAGFKCNSCLWEVVRDLGDGNVWEDCIHNYPPKTLENRFLEKFGWLQNEDPSTFYVPDDYVIP; encoded by the exons GAAGATGATAGATCAAAAAAGGCACCAAACTTGTTACATTTTAGACTACCAATGCTACAAACCAACCGATGATCGAATGCTTAGCACAAGATTTTGTGGTGAAGTGATTAGAAGAAACAAGAATCTTGGGTTAAATGAGTACAAATTTCTTCTCAAAGCCATAGTAAGCTCTGGCATAGGTGAACAAACATATGCACCAAGAATGGTCTTTTATGGTCGTGAAGAATGTCCAACTTATAATGATGGTATTTCAGAAATGGATGAGTTTTTTCATGATAGTATTGACAAacttttcaagaaaacaaaaatccCCCCTTCACAAATTGATGTACTTGTTGTGAATGTATCAATGCTTGCAACTATGCCTTCATTATCTTCAAGAATTATCAATCACTACAAGTTGAGGGAAGACATTAAGGTATATAATCTTACTGGGATGGGGTGTAGTGCTAGCGTTATTTCGATAAATATcgtacaaaatattttcaagattcAAAAGAATAAATTAGCATTAGTTGTGACATCAGAGTCTTTAAGTCCAAATTGGTATTCTGGAAACGATAGATCTATGATTCTTGCTAATTGTTTGTTTAGATCAGGTGGTTGTGCAataattttgacaaataaattggatttgaaaaataaagctATGTTCAAGTTGAAATGTTTAGTTAGGACACACCATGGTGCAAAAAATGAGTCATATAATTGTTGCATACAAAACGAGGATGGTCATGGCAGGGTAGGGTTCCATCTTGATAAAAATCTTCCCAAGGCTGCTACAAGGGCATTTGTTGATAATCTGAAAGAAATTGCTCCAAAAATACTTCCAATTCGAGAGCTTGTTCGATTCACGATTGTCTCTACTGCTTGGAGAATATTGAGCCATAATTCGAGAAAACTCAGATCTTGTCGCCCCATGATCAATTTCAAGACAG GTGTAGATCACTTTTGCCTTCATACAGGAGGAAAAGCAGTGATTGATGGAATAGGTACAAATTTGAACCTAAGTGAATATGATTTGGAGCCAGCAAGAATGACATTACATAGATTTGGCAACACTTCTGCTAGTAGCCTTTGGTATGTTCTTGGTTACTTGGAGGCTAAAAAGAGACTAAAAAAAGGTGATAAAGTTTTTATGATTAGTTTTGGTGCTGGATTTAAGTGTAATAGTTGTTTATGGGAAGTTGTTAGAGATTTGGGTGATGGAAATGTTTGGGAAGATTGCATTCATAATTATCCACCAAAAACACTAGAAAATCGTTTCTTGGAAAAATTTGGTTGGCTTCAAAATGAAGATCCAAGCACATTTTATGTACCAGATGACTATGTCATCCCTTGA